The genomic DNA AGTTGGCCCTAAGCCCTTACCTTTCCAACACATCGAAATTTGCCTTATATCCTATGGCACGGCCAAGCGAGAATTAAGTGGTGGACTGCAAGGATCTGCAAGTAGAGAACGACTGGGTTCGAGTCTCGGTCATCACGCGGATCATTGAATGTGTCTTATCACGAACAGATAGCGTACGCAGGTAAAGAAAAAGCATCTAGAtaattaaaaagacatttttagcTCGTTGTACGTCGGACAGGCAATCCTATTGGGATCTGTATCAATAAAGGTTGTAAAAATAGTCATGCATGCAGTTTTATCCGGGCGTAAAAGTCTAATGGTATGTTACTCACGAGGTAATCAGGCAATGGAAGTGACCACTGTtgtaaatagatttttttttctgcaaagaGACAACGGTCAAAACAAAACCTTCTTTGTCTGAAATAATTCAGTCAgccttccccacccccccccccccgcataCAAAATTCCCGTCTCTGCACTCTCCTCAGAGGGTCTTAATGGGgataaccgttagccgtaaaacggccaaaaaatttagccgttaggcgtaaaaattgacaaattttaaccgtaaAAAAAGTTTACCGTGAATATAAAATCTGGtagaaacaatggaaaggtgttaaccattagccgtaaattggccaaaattttaaccgttagccgtaaaagccatcaccccattgagaccctctccTCAGTTCCTCTTCTTCTGATATCTGCTCACCCAATAACCTTTACTGACAACTTCGGACTAAAAAGCAGTTTATTCTTTAAGATTGCAATAAACGAAGTATTTAAAACAGCTTCACATGTTTGGTCAACTACGATAATTGTGTTAacatttcagtaaaaaaaaatccctaaaTCTAGAATTTCGAAATAGAACATACGATAATTTCAAGTTTGGCTTAGAATGACGATTAAACGGAGTGCAGTATTTAAGACTATCTAAAGACAAATAAATAGCTTTAACACTTACTATCATTAAatagctgaaaacaattttgtcaAATATCCTTTCTGAAATGTAAACAGTACAAGATCTTATATAATTGATATGCACCTGACAACACTTAAACCGCTTGTGTCAAGGTATTTTGGAAAGTATCATTCATCACGTTAACCAGACTAGCCTGAACTAGAAAAGCGAAAGAATCCACCCCTATAAGACCTATAGCTAATGAAAAATCATTCACACACACGCTCAGGATaaataacaaaactaaacacTGTGCAGGGAAATGCATAAATTCGTTACAATTGCCACGATTATgagctaaaaatttcaaaaactgtttgaCTGGAACTAAAACACTAACACTGTTAAACTAATATCACATCATGAGTCAAACATCAAGTTAACTAGTTAAGCCTTTCCATAGTCAACGCAAGGGTGGTTGGCTTGCAAAACCTGCAATTTCTTGTTTCCTGGGCGGTGTTTTTTCCTGTACAGTATGGCTGCGATAAGCACGACAAGCAAGAACCCAACAATGGCGCTGCCGACAGCAGACATGAGCATAATGCTTCTCATTCCCTTTGGTCGAACAGTCTCAGTGATAGTACCAGCTTCCTCTTTGCTCACATCACCGCCCATGTTGGGAAACACGACTTCAACGATGCCCACGTACCTCTTATTCACGTGTTCTCGAACGAACTCGGCCATCACGTTCTCAAACTGCTGGCATTTTCCATCGCGGGCGCAGCTCAAGAGCTCCAAGCACATTTCATGCAGCGTATCCATCCACTTTGGAATATGGGCTGTGCTGTTGTCATGGAAGGCATCGCTGAAATACCAGAAAAACCCAGTGCGATCTGTGACGCGTCGAATAGCGGCCATCAGTGTCAAGTACTCGCTCCATCCCAGATCATGAGGACAAAATGCGGTGCTAATGGGTGTAAACGCCTGGCCAGCGTAATTCAAGGCTGCATCGCACTCTGTGGCCAGCTTAAAAGGTATGTTTTCCGACATGTTACCCTTCTTTCCAAATTGGTGTACTAAGTCATCATCCACCACCATGTGGTTTGGTGTGAAACCGTCATATATAGTTACGCTTTCGTATGAAGAGGGATAAACGGCTTCAACTCTGCACCAACCAGGCTCACGACCAGCTCCGGAAATTCCTCGGATGAAGTCTCCATTGGATAGCTGTGATACGCGGATGATTCCTTTGCTTTGTTCCTCCACATGCATATCACCAGATACACACCCATTATTGTTGCAGCAGTCTCTACAACCGCTGCACCTTCTTTTGTCGTTGTTATCGACATCTACCTGAGCCAGTATCACTGGCACAAGGATGCCGATGATGAGCAGTGACAGTTTCATGATACGAGTTATGCTTCCTGTTTGTAGAGCCTtagagaataagaaaaaaaaaagacaaaaggaatAATTTACTATTAAAGGACAATAGGATAGAGGACATGTATATCAAGTAAGTCTGAGGGTATTTCACAAGAGCGTCATGACGACCTTGTTCGCAACGAGTACAAGTGACTCAGCTGAGACAGCATTCATCTACGAAAACAGAATCGCTGAGGTTGAAATTTCAACCGCTATTAAAAACTGATCAGCTTTTTGTCGCTATCTCACACTCAAGGCAGGTTTTGGAATACACCCGACACTGAAAGTTTTGCATGTTCACTTTGTGAATTCTATGTGCATCAAATATGTACAGTCATTTTTTCTTCGGGAATAATTCATTTAAGTGATCCAGTATCCTCAGACATTAGGGAGTGTAAGATGATACTATGGCTACGTGTGGTAAAAGGTTACCGAAAAATCACCGATTGGTTTAGAAATCAATCGGGTGACTTTGCTTAAAATGATTTCATTGCCTTGGCAGTGAAACTGAGAGCTGCAAACATGCAACTGCAACCGCGGTTGTTGATCCTTTACCGCTGAAACGGTCACGTACATGGGAGATACGTGTTCCAAATCAACGGAAGTTTATTTACCAAAGCGCTGAAAAGGTGGTAATGTAAAACTTAATGTCATCACAACTTATGCAGTCATTGTTTAAAATGTCATGCAACGTAAGTCTCTGATGGATTTTCCAATGTATTTTGTTGACAAGAGAAACGaaagaatttaatattgaagaaatgtcGCAAAAGTTCGATGTTTCCGCCGGCTTACAAATGTACTTCGTCGT from Pocillopora verrucosa isolate sample1 chromosome 2, ASM3666991v2, whole genome shotgun sequence includes the following:
- the LOC131788910 gene encoding uncharacterized protein, with amino-acid sequence MKLSLLIIGILVPVILAQVDVDNNDKRRCSGCRDCCNNNGCVSGDMHVEEQSKGIIRVSQLSNGDFIRGISGAGREPGWCRVEAVYPSSYESVTIYDGFTPNHMVVDDDLVHQFGKKGNMSENIPFKLATECDAALNYAGQAFTPISTAFCPHDLGWSEYLTLMAAIRRVTDRTGFFWYFSDAFHDNSTAHIPKWMDTLHEMCLELLSCARDGKCQQFENVMAEFVREHVNKRYVGIVEVVFPNMGGDVSKEEAGTITETVRPKGMRSIMLMSAVGSAIVGFLLVVLIAAILYRKKHRPGNKKLQVLQANHPCVDYGKA